A genomic segment from Actinoplanes sichuanensis encodes:
- a CDS encoding SDR family oxidoreductase, with translation MDLGLADRVYILTGASRGLGFATAQALVGDGAKVVVSSRDGARVTEAVAALGGPEHALGVTADLSDPSTPRELVHAAQERFGRLDGALISVGGPAPGSAAGMSDDQWTSAFETVFLGSVRAARTFASALPEGGAIGLVLSTSVKTPLAGLGLSNGLRPGLAMVAKDMADEFGPRGIRVLSVLPGRFMTDRSRELFESAADPVAAAETVASGIPLRRIGEPTEFGRAAAFLLSPAASYVTGVAVAVDGGALRTL, from the coding sequence ATGGACCTTGGGCTCGCTGATCGTGTCTACATCCTCACCGGGGCATCGCGGGGCCTCGGGTTCGCCACCGCGCAGGCGCTCGTCGGCGACGGGGCGAAGGTGGTCGTCTCATCGCGTGACGGTGCCCGGGTCACCGAGGCGGTCGCCGCGCTCGGCGGTCCGGAGCACGCGCTCGGCGTGACCGCCGACCTGTCCGACCCGAGCACCCCGCGGGAGCTGGTGCATGCCGCGCAGGAGCGGTTCGGGCGGCTCGACGGCGCGCTGATCTCGGTCGGCGGTCCGGCGCCGGGCAGCGCGGCCGGCATGAGCGACGACCAGTGGACGAGCGCGTTCGAGACGGTGTTCCTGGGTTCGGTGCGGGCGGCCCGGACGTTCGCGTCGGCACTGCCGGAGGGTGGCGCGATCGGCCTGGTGCTGTCCACGTCGGTGAAGACGCCGCTGGCCGGGCTCGGCCTCTCCAACGGTCTGCGCCCCGGGCTGGCGATGGTGGCGAAGGACATGGCCGACGAGTTCGGGCCGCGCGGCATCCGGGTGCTCAGCGTCCTGCCCGGCCGTTTCATGACCGACCGCAGCCGGGAACTCTTCGAATCGGCCGCCGACCCGGTCGCCGCCGCCGAGACGGTCGCGTCGGGAATCCCGCTGCGCCGCATCGGCGAGCCCACCGAGTTCGGCCGGGCGGCCGCTTTCCTGCTGTCCCCGGCGGCCAGTTACGTGACGGGTGTGGCGGTCGCGGTCGACGGTGGCGCCCTCCGAACCCTGTGA
- the mug gene encoding G/U mismatch-specific DNA glycosylase: protein MTDPAPPARSTTDTDPDRRRPSAAEVAAAADRTIPDVAGPDLLVLFSGINPSLYSAATGHHFARPGNRFWPALHGAGFTDRLLHPSEQHLLPALGLGITNVVSRATARADELSLDEFVEGGARLAARVARLRPRYLAVLGVTAYRAAFRRPKARLGPQDDTISGVPVWVLPNPSGLNAHFQLPALITEFAALRTAAHPAPPSLELPLSP, encoded by the coding sequence GTGACCGATCCCGCCCCGCCCGCCCGATCCACCACCGATACCGACCCGGACCGGCGGCGGCCCAGCGCCGCCGAGGTGGCGGCGGCCGCTGACCGCACCATTCCCGATGTGGCGGGGCCGGATCTACTGGTGCTGTTCTCCGGCATCAATCCGAGCCTCTACTCCGCCGCGACCGGCCACCATTTCGCCCGTCCGGGGAACCGGTTCTGGCCGGCGCTGCACGGTGCCGGTTTCACCGACCGGCTGCTGCACCCGTCCGAACAGCATCTCCTGCCCGCACTCGGGCTCGGCATCACCAACGTGGTCTCGCGAGCGACAGCACGGGCCGACGAGCTCTCCCTCGACGAGTTCGTCGAGGGCGGCGCCCGACTCGCCGCGCGGGTGGCCCGGCTGCGCCCGCGATATCTGGCGGTGCTGGGCGTGACCGCCTACCGAGCCGCGTTCCGGCGCCCGAAGGCCCGACTCGGCCCCCAGGACGACACGATCTCCGGCGTGCCGGTCTGGGTACTACCGAATCCGAGCGGCTTGAACGCCCACTTCCAGCTACCGGCGCTGATCACCGAGTTCGCCGCCCTCCGAACAGCGGCCCACCCCGCCCCTCCATCCCTGGAGCTTCCACTCAGTCCGTAG